Genomic segment of Edaphobacter bradus:
CAGGGCCATTGGGACGTGGTCGGGCTTCGCATCGATGATGACGGCGGTCGGGCCGGTTGTGGGCGGCTGGTTGACGCAGCATGGATCGTGGCGGTGGGTGTTCTTTATCAATGTGCCGCTTGCGCTCGTGGCGGTGTGGATTGTTATGAAGAGGGTTCCGGAGATTGCTGTTAGATCGCCCCTACGTGGATTGCGGGATCTTGACTGGACGGGCGTCACGTTGGCGACAGGTGGGCTTAGCGGCGTTACGTATGCGCTGATCGAGGGCTCGCATGGCGGGCATTGGGTGTGGCTTGCCGGCATCGTAGGGGTCATGTTGCTGGCCGCGTTTCTGTCGGCGGAGCAAAGGTCGAGCTCTCCGATGATGCCGCTGGAGCTCTTTCGCTGCCGTAGCTTTCTCGGAGCGAATCTGCTGACGTTCTTTCTTTACGCAGCGTTCGGCGGAGCGCTGTACTATCTTCCGCTCAATCTGATTCAGGCGCAGGGATATTCGCCGACGGCCGCCGGGGCTTCGCTGCTGCCGTTGATCCTGCTGATGTTTCTACTGTCGCGCTGGGCGGGCGGGCTAATCTCACGACACGGCGCGCGGCTTCCGCTAATCACTGGTCCACTGATCGCAGCGGTGGGCTTTGTGCTGCTGGCGCGGCCATCGGTCGGTGGGTCGTACTGGACGACATACTTTCCCGGAGTTCTGGTGTTGGGGTTGGGGATGACGGTGAGCGTAGCTCCGCTCACGACGGTGGTGATGAGTTCGGTCGATGAGAGCAGGACGGGTGTCGCATCGGGAGTCAACAACGCCGTTTCGCAAGTGGCTGCGTTGCTGGCGCTGGCGGTGCTTGCACCGGTCTTCTTCCATGTGTTCGCTCCATCGCTCTCGCATGGGCTTGAGCGGGCTGGTGCTTCGGTGGAGGTTGTGCAG
This window contains:
- a CDS encoding MFS transporter codes for the protein MNCGRLPCDDAQVLSKPLRTTVVSNGAWVLAATVLGSSMEFIDGTVVNVALPSLQTGLGASGTQAQWVVEAYGLFLSALLLVGGSLGDRLGVRRVFVAGVVLFAAASVWCGSASDIGQLIAARSLQGVGGALLVPNSLALLSASFPPDGRGRAIGTWSGFASMMTAVGPVVGGWLTQHGSWRWVFFINVPLALVAVWIVMKRVPEIAVRSPLRGLRDLDWTGVTLATGGLSGVTYALIEGSHGGHWVWLAGIVGVMLLAAFLSAEQRSSSPMMPLELFRCRSFLGANLLTFFLYAAFGGALYYLPLNLIQAQGYSPTAAGASLLPLILLMFLLSRWAGGLISRHGARLPLITGPLIAAVGFVLLARPSVGGSYWTTYFPGVLVLGLGMTVSVAPLTTVVMSSVDESRTGVASGVNNAVSQVAALLALAVLAPVFFHVFAPSLSHGLERAGASVEVVQQVESQRIKLGAIKTSDSSGRAAVEEAFVASFRVVVWVAGGLAAAASASAALTLSKGCEKRQA